TGCTTCCTTGCAAGACGAAAATTGCCATTGCAACCGGTATCGGGAGAGGTATCATTGCCAATGCATCCCCACCGATTGCCAGCATATATGGAATAGCTGCGATAAAACCAATAGCGCTCACCAATGATAACAGAATTGCTATTTTTAAGTTTTTCATTCTACTTTCCCCTTCCTGTTCTTTTGTAATAGTAGTGGCTGCTTCCGAAAGAAATCAGAATCGTCACCAATACAATGATTAACATCAGGACATAATGAATGGTCGTTGGTAAAAATGAGGTGAGCATGATGAGGATTCCTCCGAAGAAGAACACACGGGAACTCAATAGGTGGGTATTTTTCCAGACCTCTTCACTAGCGAGTGACCATGGCGTGCGTATCCCAATCAGATAGTTATGTCGAAAACGAGGCATAAAATTTCCTATCGTTACAAAGAGAATTCCTAAAATAAGCGTGACAAAAATCCCAATATTTAACATATATCCATATCCATATGCGATTATCACGCTATGGATGACGAGAAGTACGATCATTAATGTATTCAAGATTGTATCGTGACTGCTTTGGAACTTTTGGTAATACTGTTTTTGACTGCGAACAGCCACGAAAATAAACAGCATCACAACCGGAATAAAGGATACACCCACAAACTTAGGCGCAAAACCATTCGGTTCGCCATTTGGTCCCCAATGAATTACCATCTGATCTGGCATGGAGGGATAACAAATGACGCCCAAGACAACACTGATGAAAAAAAATAAAATAGACAAATTCGATTTATTCATGTGATTACCTCACTTTCTAATGGAATTGGATAAACCATTTTAATAAGTCTTGAAAAACGGTCGTATTAAGTGAGTAGTAGATGTTTTGCCCCTTTCGTTCGTCGTAAACCATTTGTGCCTGTTTCAACAAACTGAGGTGGTGGGAGATGCTGGGCTTTGTCATTTGAAAATGGTCGGCTATCTCTCCAGCCGTCATATCTTTCTCCCTCAACAGGTCAAGAATTTTTCTTCTTGTGGGATCAGAGAGTGCCTTAAATGCGTAATTCATTGACATAATCAATCCATCCTACTTTCATCC
This genomic stretch from Brevibacillus sp. DP1.3A harbors:
- a CDS encoding autorepressor SdpR family transcription factor, translating into MSMNYAFKALSDPTRRKILDLLREKDMTAGEIADHFQMTKPSISHHLSLLKQAQMVYDERKGQNIYYSLNTTVFQDLLKWFIQFH
- a CDS encoding SdpI family protein, yielding MNKSNLSILFFFISVVLGVICYPSMPDQMVIHWGPNGEPNGFAPKFVGVSFIPVVMLFIFVAVRSQKQYYQKFQSSHDTILNTLMIVLLVIHSVIIAYGYGYMLNIGIFVTLILGILFVTIGNFMPRFRHNYLIGIRTPWSLASEEVWKNTHLLSSRVFFFGGILIMLTSFLPTTIHYVLMLIIVLVTILISFGSSHYYYKRTGRGK